The Microbacterium foliorum genome has a window encoding:
- a CDS encoding ABC transporter permease, whose amino-acid sequence MTRAQTALVWGASVVLLVIAFAAVFPGVLATHDPLQTEVRAAMLPPSPAHLLGTDQSGRDVYSRLVYGTGRSVGIGLLATGIALAVGLLVGALAALAPRAVDAALMRVNDVLMAFPEFLVALVVVAVLGPGPVNIAIAVTLAAVPVYIRLARVQTRTLRRAEHVEAARILGVPPVAAFLRHVMPGVLGSLSVLATIGIGSSILAAAGLSFLGLGPSEPTPEWGLMLAGGRNVLGQAWWIAVFPGIAITLTVISATVVGRVLRARADGRAS is encoded by the coding sequence ATGACGCGCGCGCAGACGGCACTGGTGTGGGGGGCCTCGGTCGTGCTGCTGGTGATCGCCTTCGCCGCCGTGTTCCCCGGGGTGCTCGCCACGCACGACCCGCTGCAGACGGAGGTGCGGGCCGCCATGCTCCCCCCGAGCCCCGCGCATCTGCTCGGCACCGATCAGAGCGGGCGCGACGTCTACTCACGGCTCGTGTACGGGACGGGTCGCTCGGTGGGCATCGGCCTGCTCGCGACGGGCATCGCGCTGGCGGTGGGGCTGCTCGTCGGCGCGCTCGCCGCGCTCGCTCCCCGCGCCGTCGACGCGGCGCTGATGCGGGTCAACGACGTGCTCATGGCGTTCCCCGAGTTCCTGGTGGCGCTCGTGGTCGTGGCGGTCCTCGGACCGGGACCGGTCAACATCGCCATCGCCGTGACACTCGCGGCCGTGCCCGTGTACATCCGGCTCGCGCGCGTGCAGACGCGCACCCTCCGTCGAGCTGAGCATGTCGAGGCCGCGCGCATCCTCGGGGTTCCGCCTGTCGCAGCGTTCCTCCGGCATGTGATGCCCGGGGTGCTCGGGTCGCTGAGCGTGCTCGCGACGATCGGCATCGGCTCGAGCATCCTCGCCGCCGCCGGACTCAGCTTTCTCGGACTCGGACCGTCGGAGCCCACGCCGGAATGGGGTCTGATGCTCGCGGGCGGGCGGAACGTGCTCGGCCAGGCGTGGTGGATCGCCGTGTTCCCCGGCATCGCCATCACCCTCACGGTGATCTCGGCGACGGTGGTCGGCAGGGTGCTGCGCGCCCGCGCGGACGGGCGTGCCTCGTGA
- a CDS encoding ABC transporter permease, which yields MRIAGLAGTVVIVLWGAATLVFLAFRVIPGDPVSVMLGPQAQVSDAVKDGIRAELGLDRPPLEQYLSFISQLARGDLGESYQLRMPVTEVIGRQLGSTLQLSALALVIAVVLALAAALLVRGQVARAVAAGIELVILSSPVFWIGLLLLSVFAFGLGWFPVSGARNPATIVLPAVTLALPVAALLSQVLRDGLVQAERMPFADTVRARGAGGSWFTLRHGLRHGAANAMTLAAYLTGSVLGGAVLVETVFARSGLGRVTLAAISNRDLPVITGVILFSAIVFVVVNLVVELLHPLLDPRLRTARGRDR from the coding sequence GTGAGGATCGCGGGACTCGCAGGCACGGTCGTGATCGTGCTGTGGGGTGCCGCCACCCTGGTCTTCCTCGCGTTCCGGGTCATCCCCGGCGACCCGGTGTCGGTGATGCTCGGGCCCCAGGCTCAGGTCAGCGACGCCGTGAAAGACGGCATCCGCGCGGAGCTCGGTCTCGACCGCCCGCCACTGGAGCAGTACCTCTCGTTCATCTCGCAGCTCGCCCGTGGCGACCTCGGCGAGTCCTACCAGCTGCGGATGCCGGTCACGGAGGTGATCGGTCGCCAGCTCGGCTCGACTCTGCAGCTCTCTGCGCTGGCGCTCGTGATCGCCGTGGTGCTCGCGCTCGCCGCGGCACTGCTCGTGCGGGGGCAGGTGGCGCGCGCCGTCGCGGCGGGGATCGAGCTCGTGATCCTGTCGTCGCCGGTGTTCTGGATCGGTCTCCTGCTGCTGAGCGTCTTCGCGTTCGGGCTGGGGTGGTTCCCTGTCTCGGGGGCGCGCAACCCGGCGACCATCGTGCTGCCGGCCGTCACGCTCGCGCTGCCCGTCGCCGCGCTGCTCAGCCAGGTGCTGCGCGACGGACTGGTCCAGGCGGAGCGGATGCCGTTCGCCGACACCGTGCGGGCGCGCGGCGCCGGGGGCTCGTGGTTCACGCTGCGTCACGGGCTCCGACACGGTGCGGCGAACGCGATGACCCTCGCGGCGTACCTGACCGGCTCCGTCCTGGGCGGCGCCGTGCTGGTCGAGACCGTCTTCGCGAGGTCGGGACTCGGCCGTGTCACGCTCGCCGCCATCAGCAATCGCGACCTGCCGGTGATCACGGGCGTCATCCTGTTCAGTGCGATCGTCTTCGTCGTCGTCAACCTCGTGGTCGAGCTGCTGCATCCGCTCCTCGACCCGCGGCTGCGCACCGCACGGGGGAGGGACCGATGA